One region of Treponema primitia ZAS-1 genomic DNA includes:
- a CDS encoding Rpn family recombination-promoting nuclease/putative transposase, with the protein MKKPVLKIMVDYVFKLIFGDQRNIDILAGFLKAALNLPETEYNSLTIVDPNLKREFADDKAGVLDVKVHTKTGIVIDVEIQVSAYGGLRKRLTEYAVKMVTEQIKRGENWK; encoded by the coding sequence ATGAAAAAACCAGTGCTCAAAATTATGGTGGACTATGTTTTCAAACTTATCTTCGGCGACCAGCGGAATATCGATATTCTTGCCGGGTTTTTAAAGGCTGCCCTTAATCTGCCCGAGACAGAATACAACAGCCTAACCATCGTGGACCCCAATCTCAAACGGGAGTTTGCAGATGACAAAGCAGGGGTTTTGGACGTAAAGGTCCATACCAAAACGGGTATCGTAATCGATGTGGAAATCCAGGTCTCCGCCTATGGCGGGCTGCGCAAACGGCTTACCGAATATGCCGTCAAAATGGTCACCGAACAGATTAAACGGGGGGAAAACTGGAAA
- a CDS encoding uracil-DNA glycosylase has translation MTADEKLSLAHLLDTTGDYLRDGYRLPRVEYGFTNDGELPPMVSAPNAALPDAVSVPGSSDTLDGIAAEIGACTGCPLHSGRTKAVPGEGAAQPLVMIIGEGPGADEDASGRPFVGKAGQLLDKMLSAVGLSREKNCFISNVVKCRPPNNRDPLPEEMGPCSRFLARQITLLNPKIILCVGRISAQALLKTGASIGSLRGSFNPYQLADDLVIPLLATYHPSAILRDESYKRPAWEDLKLLRQRLMELDSNYALEAGEGGR, from the coding sequence ATGACCGCCGATGAAAAACTAAGCCTTGCCCATCTTCTAGACACAACCGGGGATTATCTCCGGGACGGTTATCGTCTGCCCAGGGTTGAATACGGATTCACCAATGACGGGGAGCTTCCCCCGATGGTATCGGCGCCCAATGCGGCGCTTCCCGATGCGGTATCGGTTCCCGGCAGCAGCGACACCCTGGATGGTATTGCCGCCGAAATAGGCGCCTGTACCGGATGCCCCCTTCACAGCGGGCGGACAAAGGCCGTTCCCGGCGAGGGGGCAGCCCAGCCCCTGGTGATGATCATAGGCGAAGGTCCCGGAGCGGACGAAGACGCTTCGGGGAGGCCCTTTGTGGGAAAGGCGGGACAGCTGCTGGACAAGATGCTTTCCGCAGTGGGCCTGTCCCGGGAAAAGAACTGCTTTATCTCCAATGTGGTAAAGTGCCGGCCTCCGAACAACCGGGACCCCTTGCCGGAAGAGATGGGGCCTTGTTCCCGTTTTCTTGCCCGGCAAATAACCCTGCTTAATCCTAAGATTATCCTCTGTGTGGGCAGGATTTCCGCCCAGGCTCTGTTAAAGACCGGCGCGTCCATAGGGAGCCTTCGTGGAAGCTTTAATCCCTATCAGCTTGCGGATGATCTGGTCATTCCCCTGCTGGCTACCTACCACCCCAGCGCCATACTCCGGGACGAATCCTACAAACGCCCCGCCTGGGAGGATCTCAAGCTGCTCCGGCAGCGGCTTATGGAATTAGACTCAAACTACGCCCTGGAAGCAGGGGAAGGCGGCCGGTAG
- the priA gene encoding replication restart helicase PriA: MTPTPPYFDLVFDVPIRENPVFTYRGDPKGEAGVGKRVMAPFGRREMTGYIIGERAEPAAGLSEGSIKAIRRVVDAEPIFDESDIDLARWMAGYYLCGLGEALAAMIPSGRRVGGYSSFPDDPGDIAREALALSDEQEKALAAITAAAAPAEKLRPFYLFGITGSGKTEVFLRSAESVIRDGKSVIYLVPEISLTHQTAEAIGKRFGPIAATIHSGMSPGKRLAEWLRIRSGEVRIVVGPRSAVFAPLRNLGLIIIDEEHDGSYKSGNTPRYHARQVAMRRSSITGARLVMGSATPSVEAWKLMSSPGSKEAGITRLDLTRRLSGGSPPEIIPVSLEHTEGCLTTELKEEIRKTAQLGRQSILFLNRRGFAYFYHCKQCGYELTCKHCSVSLTYHKSKGRAVCHYCGYSVIPPRACPQCGSLEAGFTGFGTEMIEEEVGRTFPELRLRRADADTTGRKGSLAETLDIFKAGGIDILLGTQMVAKGLNFPGVRLVGVVLADTGLHLPDFRAAERTFSLIVQVAGRAGRYFPDGKVIVQTLRPNDPAILRACALDVEGFFAAELAQREMLGFPPYTRLIRFTVRAKEAPRADAAIKRLAGIASPLIPRDADILGPAECPIGIISGNHRRQLILRGKGMGTLHGAAKAILDSYEKGRDAKAYLEVDVDPVSLL; this comes from the coding sequence TTGACCCCTACCCCACCCTATTTCGATCTCGTCTTTGATGTTCCTATCCGGGAAAATCCGGTTTTTACCTACCGTGGGGATCCGAAAGGAGAAGCGGGTGTCGGAAAGCGGGTCATGGCCCCCTTTGGCCGCCGGGAGATGACGGGCTATATCATCGGCGAACGGGCAGAGCCGGCGGCGGGGCTAAGCGAAGGGTCGATAAAGGCTATACGCCGGGTGGTGGACGCCGAACCGATCTTTGATGAATCGGACATTGATCTGGCCAGATGGATGGCGGGCTATTACCTCTGCGGTCTTGGAGAAGCCCTGGCGGCGATGATCCCCTCCGGTCGGCGGGTCGGCGGTTATTCAAGCTTTCCGGATGATCCGGGAGATATAGCCCGGGAAGCCCTTGCCCTGTCGGATGAACAGGAAAAAGCCCTGGCGGCGATTACCGCAGCCGCGGCACCCGCAGAAAAACTGCGCCCCTTCTATCTGTTCGGTATCACCGGTTCGGGGAAAACTGAGGTGTTCCTCCGTTCGGCGGAGTCGGTGATCCGGGACGGCAAATCGGTGATCTACCTGGTCCCGGAAATCTCCCTGACCCACCAAACCGCCGAAGCTATCGGCAAACGCTTCGGCCCCATAGCTGCCACCATCCATTCCGGCATGAGCCCCGGCAAACGCCTGGCCGAATGGCTCCGTATCCGTTCCGGGGAAGTCCGTATCGTAGTGGGTCCCCGGAGCGCCGTCTTTGCCCCCCTGCGGAACCTGGGGTTAATCATCATCGACGAGGAGCATGACGGTTCCTATAAGTCCGGGAATACCCCCCGCTACCATGCCCGGCAGGTGGCTATGCGCCGGAGCTCCATTACCGGCGCCCGGCTGGTGATGGGATCCGCCACCCCTTCGGTGGAGGCTTGGAAACTCATGTCGAGCCCAGGTTCGAAGGAAGCGGGCATTACCCGGCTGGACCTGACCCGGCGGCTTTCCGGGGGAAGTCCTCCGGAGATTATCCCCGTAAGCCTGGAACATACCGAAGGCTGTCTGACCACAGAGCTGAAGGAGGAGATACGGAAAACCGCCCAGCTTGGCCGGCAGAGTATACTCTTCCTAAACCGTCGAGGCTTTGCCTATTTTTACCATTGCAAGCAATGCGGTTACGAGCTTACCTGTAAGCACTGTTCCGTGTCCCTGACCTACCACAAGAGCAAGGGCCGGGCGGTCTGTCATTATTGCGGGTACTCCGTAATTCCCCCAAGAGCCTGTCCCCAGTGCGGTTCCCTGGAAGCGGGGTTTACCGGCTTTGGCACGGAGATGATCGAGGAAGAGGTTGGCCGGACCTTCCCGGAACTGCGTTTACGCCGGGCCGATGCGGATACCACCGGGCGCAAGGGCAGCCTGGCGGAAACCCTGGACATTTTCAAGGCCGGGGGCATCGACATACTCCTGGGAACCCAGATGGTGGCAAAGGGGCTTAACTTCCCCGGGGTACGGCTGGTCGGGGTAGTATTGGCGGATACGGGGCTCCATCTCCCGGACTTCCGGGCGGCGGAGCGGACCTTCTCCCTGATCGTCCAGGTTGCCGGCCGGGCGGGCCGCTATTTCCCCGACGGTAAGGTGATTGTCCAAACCCTCAGGCCAAACGACCCGGCCATACTGCGGGCCTGTGCGCTGGATGTGGAGGGCTTCTTTGCAGCGGAACTGGCCCAGCGGGAAATGCTGGGCTTCCCGCCCTATACCCGGCTCATTCGTTTTACGGTACGCGCTAAAGAGGCGCCCAGGGCCGATGCCGCCATCAAACGGCTGGCAGGCATTGCCTCGCCCCTGATCCCCCGGGACGCTGATATCCTGGGCCCTGCGGAGTGCCCCATCGGCATAATCTCGGGAAACCACCGGCGGCAGCTTATACTCCGGGGAAAGGGCATGGGGACCCTCCACGGGGCAGCAAAGGCTATCCTGGACAGCTACGAGAAGGGACGGGACGCCAAGGCCTACCTTGAGGTGGACGTGGACCCCGTAAGTCTCCTATAA
- the rpiB gene encoding ribose 5-phosphate isomerase B, whose translation MIVLASDHAGFEMKQEISRYLEELKLPFKDLGPTTNGRTDYPKWGYLAAKAVSSGECDRGIIICGTGVGMSLSANKVKGIRCVACTDCYTAMLSRQHNNTNMLALGARVLGIDLAKLLVKIWLETEFERGGRHEQRVNKIMKIEAGNIDFLEEL comes from the coding sequence ATGATAGTCCTTGCAAGTGATCACGCGGGATTTGAGATGAAGCAGGAAATAAGCCGTTACCTGGAGGAGCTGAAACTGCCCTTTAAAGATTTGGGCCCTACCACGAACGGACGGACCGATTACCCCAAGTGGGGGTATTTGGCAGCTAAAGCGGTTAGCTCCGGTGAATGTGATAGGGGTATCATTATCTGCGGAACCGGGGTGGGCATGTCTCTTTCTGCAAATAAGGTGAAGGGTATCCGCTGCGTGGCATGTACCGACTGTTATACCGCAATGCTTTCCAGACAGCATAACAACACCAACATGCTTGCCCTGGGCGCCAGGGTGCTTGGTATCGATCTGGCAAAGCTTCTTGTAAAGATATGGCTCGAAACTGAATTTGAAAGGGGCGGGCGGCACGAACAGCGGGTGAATAAGATCATGAAAATCGAAGCGGGAAATATCGACTTCCTGGAAGAATTATAG
- a CDS encoding metal-dependent transcriptional regulator — MTQSLEDYLEMVSFLSDEGEVRVTDIASRLGVSKPSVLTALKALEEQGLLEHERYRTVTLTQKGAIQAAEIRDRHNFLTGFLRDTVGVNAETAEEDACKMEHILSEETLKKLKLLARTKKKV, encoded by the coding sequence ATGACCCAATCTCTGGAAGATTATCTTGAAATGGTGAGTTTCCTCTCCGATGAAGGTGAAGTCCGGGTTACGGATATTGCATCCCGGCTGGGGGTTTCTAAGCCTTCGGTGCTTACTGCCCTCAAGGCTCTGGAGGAACAGGGGCTTTTGGAACACGAACGATACCGCACTGTTACCCTGACCCAGAAGGGGGCTATCCAGGCTGCGGAAATCCGGGACCGCCATAACTTCCTCACCGGTTTTCTCCGGGACACCGTTGGGGTAAACGCTGAAACTGCGGAAGAGGATGCCTGCAAGATGGAGCATATCCTTTCCGAAGAAACCCTCAAAAAATTAAAGCTCCTTGCCCGCACTAAGAAAAAAGTCTAA
- a CDS encoding 16S rRNA methyltransferase — translation MSPLNDQFESYYNTIYGKRWTGLRESLIKESKPIPYSDGLVTPYMLDHASVLAALSLRVPDEGQILDACAAPGGKSLVIASIMCPQSTLLSNELSGERRRRLVKVLDEHLPPEKRERVTVSGFDAAAAGGKKSEHTRFTAILLDAPCSSERHVINNEKALAEWTPARPRFLAKRQWALLSSAFLLLQPGASLVYATCALSPEENDGVASRLVEKYRGTVLLDHPDFSEGEETKYGRIILPDLCGGMGPMYVARFKKAILTP, via the coding sequence TTGTCTCCCCTGAATGATCAATTTGAAAGCTACTACAACACTATTTACGGAAAGCGCTGGACCGGTTTACGGGAAAGCCTTATTAAAGAAAGTAAACCCATCCCCTACAGTGACGGTCTCGTTACACCCTATATGCTGGACCATGCTTCTGTCCTGGCCGCCCTTTCCCTGCGTGTTCCCGATGAAGGGCAAATTCTGGATGCCTGCGCCGCCCCGGGCGGAAAGAGCCTGGTGATTGCTTCAATTATGTGTCCACAGTCTACACTCCTCTCAAACGAGCTGTCCGGCGAAAGAAGGCGACGGCTTGTAAAGGTACTGGACGAACACCTGCCGCCGGAAAAGCGGGAACGGGTTACCGTCTCTGGTTTTGACGCTGCTGCGGCGGGGGGTAAGAAAAGTGAACATACGCGTTTTACAGCAATACTACTGGATGCTCCCTGTTCCAGTGAACGTCATGTTATCAATAATGAAAAAGCCCTTGCGGAATGGACACCAGCCCGCCCCCGATTTCTCGCCAAACGGCAATGGGCGCTGCTTTCCTCAGCATTTCTGTTGTTACAACCCGGCGCTTCCCTGGTCTACGCGACCTGCGCTCTTTCGCCGGAAGAAAACGACGGCGTGGCTTCCCGGCTTGTTGAAAAATACCGGGGCACAGTACTATTGGACCATCCGGATTTTAGCGAAGGTGAAGAAACAAAATATGGCAGAATTATTTTGCCGGATCTATGCGGCGGTATGGGACCCATGTATGTGGCGAGGTTTAAGAAGGCGATCCTCACCCCCTGA